One region of Vibrio zhugei genomic DNA includes:
- a CDS encoding family 43 glycosylhydrolase gives MSKILNALTIGAMVLSSPLALALNNGVYTITSKHSGKFLQTNSALAQDGANVDTWGPTYHDTQKWLITHRGNEQYSLINLNSGKALEIYQFSTQNGGNAVQWEYTGNATQLWTIKSHGNYVSFINANSGKALDLYEFNTADGANVDQWTYTGNDAQQWKLEKTANVQATPYDPSQTNGKTDHWAVSGDTFTHDPTLMYQNGTWWQFYTGDGIPAKYATDGLTWKPIPAVFPSGLSWWRNYVPAHNGIDVWAPDVREYNGRTWLYYAISSFGKNTSMIGLASAPSIESGQWRDDGLVIRSTSSNNYNAIDPDLVIAKDGAPWLVFGSFWDGIKLTRLNPETMKPLGQLYSLARRTGGIEAPTLIYRQGYYYLFVSIDKCCSGLNSTYKIAYGRSQTITGPYLTKSGKRLLDGNVELFDRGNDRWPAVGGEDIVNTDVIIRHGYDATDNGVSKMIISKLNWDSQGWPKY, from the coding sequence ATGTCTAAGATATTGAACGCTTTGACCATCGGTGCGATGGTATTATCCAGTCCATTAGCGCTTGCGCTGAATAATGGCGTATATACCATTACCTCTAAACACAGTGGTAAATTTTTACAGACCAATTCTGCATTGGCTCAAGACGGTGCCAACGTCGATACTTGGGGCCCCACCTATCATGATACGCAAAAATGGCTGATTACTCATCGCGGTAACGAGCAATATTCGCTTATCAATCTTAATAGCGGTAAAGCGTTAGAAATTTATCAATTCTCGACCCAGAATGGGGGCAATGCGGTTCAGTGGGAATATACGGGAAATGCCACTCAGTTATGGACCATTAAATCGCACGGTAATTATGTGAGTTTTATCAATGCCAATAGCGGCAAGGCCTTAGACTTATATGAATTTAATACTGCGGATGGGGCAAACGTTGATCAATGGACATACACGGGCAACGATGCCCAGCAATGGAAATTAGAGAAAACGGCCAATGTTCAAGCAACGCCTTATGACCCCTCTCAAACGAACGGTAAGACCGATCACTGGGCCGTATCTGGTGATACCTTTACTCACGATCCGACATTGATGTACCAAAATGGCACTTGGTGGCAATTTTATACGGGCGATGGTATTCCGGCTAAATATGCGACAGATGGGTTAACTTGGAAGCCCATTCCTGCGGTTTTCCCATCGGGGTTAAGCTGGTGGAGAAATTATGTACCTGCGCATAATGGGATCGATGTCTGGGCGCCAGATGTGCGTGAATACAATGGCCGAACTTGGCTCTATTATGCGATATCCAGTTTTGGTAAGAATACCTCGATGATAGGTTTAGCGTCTGCTCCTTCGATTGAGAGCGGCCAGTGGCGTGATGATGGCTTGGTGATTCGTTCAACGTCGTCGAACAACTACAATGCCATCGACCCAGATCTGGTGATCGCAAAAGATGGTGCGCCTTGGCTAGTCTTTGGGTCATTTTGGGACGGTATTAAACTGACTCGCCTGAATCCAGAAACGATGAAGCCACTGGGGCAGCTATATTCTTTAGCGCGACGCACTGGCGGCATTGAAGCCCCAACCTTGATTTACCGTCAAGGGTACTATTACTTATTTGTCTCAATTGATAAATGTTGCAGTGGTTTAAACAGTACCTATAAGATTGCGTATGGTCGGTCACAGACAATAACGGGCCCATATTTGACCAAGTCCGGTAAGCGCCTGTTAGACGGCAACGTAGAGCTGTTTGACCGTGGCAATGATCGTTGGCCTGCAGTCGGCGGAGAAGATATCGTCAATACCGATGTGATCATCCGTCACGGCTATGATGCCACCGATAATGGGGTATCGAAAATGATCATTAGTAAGCTCAATTGGGACAGTCAAGGTTGGCCCAAATACTAG